One Arachis hypogaea cultivar Tifrunner chromosome 2, arahy.Tifrunner.gnm2.J5K5, whole genome shotgun sequence genomic window, tacatgcatggcttccaaatccaaaACTCGCATGAATGAAGGCTCCTCAAACGGCTCTTCGTTTGCGAGTGCATTTGCCACCTCTGTCACATTTGGAGCCATAGTTCTGTCACCTTGATCTTCATTTCCGTTTGGTCCAACAACTTCGTAGTTGCTTTCaaactcttcttcactgtcactattataatcttcccATAAAATATTCCACCAAACATCGTTATGGGATATCTGTACAGAATACAAGATATTTTTCTTGTCCTCTCACAGTCAATCTTTTCATAGATCACGCCTTTGAGCTCTTCAAAGGAGATTGTGAaaggaataacaacatctaatggattttcacaaacaaatttcactccttcagatgtttgtaacaaaatctgaccaaaataatacactttTAATAAAACTTTGTCACTCATTTTTTTCagtcacttaaaaaaatatgaacTTGACTAATAAATTTCTTGGTTTCATGAAACACAGCAAGAAAAAATCAGGAAAAGAAGCcgttgaagaaggagaagaagacgtTGCAGAAGGAGAAGAATACGCGACTAGATCTCTTCTCTAAGTTACACACTTTTATATATGTCCATAAAATAAAATCGGACCGTTCGATTAGCTTAACcggattcaaaaaaaaataaaaaaaccaaatgATACTGTTCGATTTGATCCTCCATAGCGTTAAAAAAATTATCCAGAACAAGTAAAATGGAGGGTCTGAATTCTACGTTTTAGATTACAAATTTCTCTAGCTGCAAATCGAATCATGTGATTTGTGAAGCAAAATTTTATGACAAAAGCTTAGACTCAGAAAAAAGCTATTCCACAATTTTATCTTGTACgccataaatttatatttaaacagATCACACCTAAACCTTCCATGTCCATAAAATTGAGCCGCAAAATGGCTACTTGGAAGAAAAATTGAATGACAAGGACTTGCAGACATTTGTCGAGGTTGAAGCAGAGGAATTGACAAGGAGGACAACTGTGAGCCGAGGTTCAACACCAACATGGGATGCAACGCTTAAATCTGTTACATCTATCATTAAATTAGGcaaaaaaattatctattttgtTGTCTAACTTCTTTTGTTTTTATCCTTTTGtaatatttttgtattacttTATTACGTGATTAAAAATTTAagttcaaattaatttaatacatGAAAAATTAATTCAGTCAAAACTTTTTTAACAATTAATGATAAGATAGGAATCATAGGAtgacaataatttaaattttaatatgttatttCCTCTATCTATAAATCTGTGGCATCTATCTATAAATTAGGATAAAGTCTAATTTCCTTCTTATGGtctaatttcttttttgtttttatccttttgaaaacttttttgtattttatttaggaTTTAAAGTATAAGTagttcaaattaatttaataattaatacataaaaaataacttcATAGACCTGGCTTGGGATTGTCTGATGAcgtttttcttaatatttttttttttgttaccgttaatattatttatctattactAATTTGGTTCAGACTTGAGAGATTTCCGGAACGAAAATTAAGGATGGTTGTTCTGGTATTATTACTCTTTCTTTAACAGCCATGCTAACGTAACAATCATTATTATCCGATTAtttatctaattaaatttatttttcaattcctatataaatattgaaaatataaattctaattataCAATTGAGTAATTGTTATGGGAAGTCAAGAAGGTAGTAACATAGACACATAGTAGTATTAAGGTTGAAATGAATGCAATTAATTAATATCATCAACTTGCTTTGCAAATTGAactgcatgaaaacttgtctttcCAAACGAACTAAGCCATGTTCATTAgggatataaataaaagagagtttTTAATTACTACTAACTAAAACGTAAAAACGCACATACAAATGATAGAAGTAATCAATGATTAGTTAGCAGTGATGACCATAGACATTCCCATTCCAAGACAGGGGGCAAAACCGTAACTACAGAGACGCTAAGATAGATCAGAAGaatatttaacttaattttcaaaattcaatttaatttgatttggtgAGTGTTTTTCTAACTAACCACACACAGTGACTATGACAAGGTCGTAGCTATTAGAGGCTGCATGGTTTGCTTCAAAAAAACACACACTAATCACTCTCACAAACACTCATACCATTTTAGCAACTAACTTTTGCTTCCAATCAGCCATGCCTCGCCGTAGTCCTCCGTCCTCATCATCGCCGCCGAGGCCAACACCTATTCCGGCCAAATTCTGGCGTGCATGTGCTGGAATCTCTGCGCACGCACCAGTAGTGAACTCTAGGGTTTACTACTTTCCACAGGGACACATCGACCAAGCTGCTTCGCAACCGCTTAACCTTTCACCTCTAGTTTACTCCAGGCCGGTCATCCCTTGCCGTGTCGCCGCCGTCAACTTTTTCGCGGACCCTAACACCGACGAGGTCTTCCTCAAGATTCTTCTCCTTCCTGTCACCGATGGATCCGCTCAGGATTTTCTTTCACCTGCCGTCGCCGCCGAAGGCAGCGGCAACGGCAATGGCGACGATGAAAAGGTTGAGTCGTACGCCAAGATTCTCACGCGGTCCGATGCGAACAATGGCGGAGGGTTTTCGGTGCCGAGATTCTGTGCGGACTTGATCTTCCCGCCGTTGAACTTTGAAGAGGACCCGCCGGTGCAGACGCTTCGCATAACCGACCTCCACGGCGCCGTTTGGGAGTTTCGCCACATCTACCGAGGGACGCCGAGACGGCACCTCTTCACTTCTGGCTGGAGCAAGTTCGTTAACAGCAAGAAGATTATCTCTGGCGATACTGTGGTCTTCATGAAGGACTCCGATGGCAGGATGTTTGTCGGAATCCGTCGCAATATGTCACCGGACGACGGTATCTCAGACGgcggattggattggttatcaaAGATCGTTGGGATGGACGAGggggaaaaggaaaaagaagaggaagatgaagaggtGATGATGGAAGGGTTTGCAAGAAACGGGAAGGGGAGGGTGAGTTCGGCTTCAGTGGCGGAGGCGATGGAGCTGGCGGCCCAGAACAAGCCGTTCGAAGTTGTTTACTATCCAAGCGTGGGTTGGGGGGAGTTTGTGGTAAAGGCAGAGGATGTAGACGTGAAGATGAATGGTATTCTCTGCAGTGTTGGGATGAGAGTGAAGATGGCTAGAGAGAACTACGATTCTTCACGGATGACTTGGTTTCAGGGAACAGTTTCTGGTGTTACTATTCCCGGTGAAGCTCAACCATGGAGCGGTTCTCCTTGGCGCATGCTTCAGGTATAACATTTGCCCgctttgtgaattttgatttgtGTGTTTATATAGTGATATGGAGACTAAATCCTCATTTGTACaagattattcatttttttttaaatttaaaattatttataatggtCTTTTAGATTTAAGTACGTATATTAATGTAGTTCTTTAATTTTGTGATAACTGGATAAATAGAGTGCTGAGATAGCACCCTTACTGCCACGCTGGATAATGAGTAAAGGAGGTCGTTATCATCCAAACAAGTTGTTTTGTATATGAAAGGAGAAGAAATGATGGAGATCTAAATCAATTGTTTTGGTGTCCATACTTAAACTTAGAGGACTACTATAGCTAATTTTAAATTTGGGAATCAAAATGGATAATCGCGTTAATTTTAAGGACGGTCGTGATATGGACTTTGAATGAGAATttgcaagaaagaaaaaagaaaaagaatggaaTGAAAGAAATAAGGTAGAAAATCAACTGCAATCAATTTTacgtaaaattgataattaagagtTGGTAGATGAtaccaaatttttatctaatgatTTCTTGTGGTGTGTTCTTGTGGTGTGTTCTTGATTTCTCAATCTTAACGTGACAGTTGTTTAATAGTAATTatataatgataataaataataataacaaaaaaattggaaAGAAAGAACCATTTTCTTGGTCTGTTATAGTGTGTCAgcaatttgtttgtgtgttgTTGTAGTTTGTTACTTGAGTATATACTATATAGCATAATGGATGAATTTTTACTGAGATTGTTTTGGTGGctaactagaaaaaaaaaatacgagAGAGTTTCTTGGCCTTTTgtgaagggaaaagaaaaagaaaaagaaaggagagtTGTTTTGGTCTGTTATGTGAGCGAGTGAGtcatatatttttaatagattttgattgagaattatttaatgataaataGATCTATTTAATGTTATTTCTTTTGAGATGATAAAATAATATATCTAACGAATGAAAATTCGGTCCTAATATCTTTTCTTGAAGCTGATgttagcttttttattttttccttttctgATAATATTATAGATTACATGGGATGAATCTGAAATCTTGAAGAATGTAAGTCCCGTTAGTCCATGGCAGGTGGAGTTTCTTTCTGGCACACCTTCACTTCCTCAAGTATTTCCCCCAACAAAAAAGTTCAGAACTGCAGACGGTTCTAAAATTTTCAGTCATGAAGTGGAAGAATCCTCCTTTTCCATGACAAGACTTGCTATTCCTGATTTAGCAATGGGAGTGCTGAATCAAACATTGTTGATGAGTAGTTATGGCACCCCTTTTCCTGCTAGCATTCAGGGAGCCAGGCATCCTCTACTTTCTGCACCTACTTGTCCCATTTTTCCGATTAATCCTCCTCTGTCTATTGCTAACTCCTTTGAGAATAACATTAGACCAAGGTTAAATGCTATGTTGCCAGAGCCTAATATTGACACTCATAAACCTGAAAGCTTATCTCCACATAACAAGTCTAGTTTGACCCCTAACAGCAACTCAACCAAATCTGGGACTGCTTCTTTTCAGCTATTTGGTTGTACTATTCAAACAGATCAAGCTTCTGATGAAATTGATGACCATAGCACCGCTAAAAATGACGCAGGAGAAGACAACGTATAATAGAGGCATTGACAAACCAATTACATAGAATTTGACTTACACTGTTAACATTATTCTGAATTCAAATTGATCACTAGTTAAGGAGAATGAGTATCTTCTACTCAAACTAATCACTGTTAGTGTATGCATATAGTTTATTAGTTCTTAAAAGAATAAATGATTAGTAAAATATAGAAGTGATGATTctattttttatcattgtattctttttttaacaaaataatattctgtaaaattttatgtttatttgtcttgtttattaaataaaatatatttgtattTCTACAATTTATATAAATGAACTTGTactaatatacaaaaaattagtaaaaatgaATATAAACAACATAAactttgatatttaatttatttaatgcttttattttgaCTACTGAATTAAAAGGCAAGCAGTTCacatttcgtttttaattttaaatattaatctttTATGAGCATGCGCAGCACTTATAAACTTCTATTGCTTTTGGTCaaattaaattcaaaactcatatatatatatatatatatatatatatatatatatatatatatatatatatatatatatatatatatatatgttacatatttaagtttttttttgtcAACTAAATCCAATTAAGTTGGTCAAAACTCAacaaaaaatagttttattagtGGAGCGTGAATACATGCTCCTACTATGTAAATGTTCTCCTattttctcttccttctttttctttttctatttcttcttcttgattttattcttttcaaaagaataaatcaaaaagaattttgagaaaataaaataagaagaagacgaagagaaaaaaagatgaaaaagaagaaggagaaaatgaGAAGGAGAAATTCAAGTAAAATGAAACTAAACGAACGTAaactaaactaagaaatgaaccgaaatttattaaagaataaaaaaattagtcaataTTTAAAAGCAGCATCAATTGAACCTCACTTAATTCACAAATAAActgaaattagttcagatttgaacaaaaactaactaaacaaccacacataaacaagttcagcaaattcaagtaaaatgaaattaaatgaacctaaattaaactaagaaataaaccgaaatttcttaaggaataaaaaatttagtcaatacttaACATCAACATCAAGTGAACCTTAGGTAAtttacaaatgaaccgaaattagttcatatttgaacaaaaactaattaaacaaccacacataaacaaGTTCAGAAAATTCAAGTGAAACGAAACCAAATGAACCAAATtttcttaaggaataaaaaatttgattaataCTTAACAGTAGTATCAAATAAAcctcaattaattcacaaatgaaccgaa contains:
- the LOC112727603 gene encoding auxin response factor 17-like; protein product: MPRRSPPSSSSPPRPTPIPAKFWRACAGISAHAPVVNSRVYYFPQGHIDQAASQPLNLSPLVYSRPVIPCRVAAVNFFADPNTDEVFLKILLLPVTDGSAQDFLSPAVAAEGSGNGNGDDEKVESYAKILTRSDANNGGGFSVPRFCADLIFPPLNFEEDPPVQTLRITDLHGAVWEFRHIYRGTPRRHLFTSGWSKFVNSKKIISGDTVVFMKDSDGRMFVGIRRNMSPDDGISDGGLDWLSKIVGMDEGEKEKEEEDEEVMMEGFARNGKGRVSSASVAEAMELAAQNKPFEVVYYPSVGWGEFVVKAEDVDVKMNGILCSVGMRVKMARENYDSSRMTWFQGTVSGVTIPGEAQPWSGSPWRMLQITWDESEILKNVSPVSPWQVEFLSGTPSLPQVFPPTKKFRTADGSKIFSHEVEESSFSMTRLAIPDLAMGVLNQTLLMSSYGTPFPASIQGARHPLLSAPTCPIFPINPPLSIANSFENNIRPRLNAMLPEPNIDTHKPESLSPHNKSSLTPNSNSTKSGTASFQLFGCTIQTDQASDEIDDHSTAKNDAGEDNESYTYRLKAATQQSQQSGEDLTNGSIASIVDSDADWRETASAPYKNYIYRMGLFFASSLRTSMLRPSLGSTTSRAQGKRGFDAAGTGAPTQPSAAGSGI